The Tenrec ecaudatus isolate mTenEca1 chromosome 4, mTenEca1.hap1, whole genome shotgun sequence region GGTACAGTGCTAGACTCTAGGGTGGAAAACTAGGAAACTACCAAAAGAGATGGGCAGGAGATGTTTTTTACTTTGTGCCATTTCAAGTGATTGCCAtttagttattattatttatttttaattgttttgattaaaaatatattacgTGTGTTCAGATCACATATGATGCAACAGAAACGGAATAAAGatggggtcttaaaagacttgaagatagacaagcggccatctacctgggaagcaacaaagcccacatggaagaagcacactagcctgtgtgatcatgaggtgtcgacaggatcaggtatcaggcatcagaagacccaaaacaaacaatcacatagaGGCCAATGAGACGGaatggagttgagacccaaagcctatatgtagataattagacatcccctcacagaagggaacaaagaagggatgagccagccaagaTGCAACATAACATCATCGAAAtatgcaacattcctctagttctttaatgcttcctcccctcacttcaTGATCCCCGTTGTAcattacaaatccaggtagaccagagcatgtacactggttcagataagtgCTCTCAACACCctaaatccaggacaaataaaccccttcggTACAATAATGGAAGTaaggataccatgagggtagggagaaagtgggggcagaaagagggaactgatcgcaatgatcgacctATAGCCATCCCCCATCCagagtgatgaacaacagaaacatgggtgaagggagacagcagatggtgtaagatatgaaaatagtaataatttatcaagagttcatgagtgtaggaggggggagggaaaaaagaggagctgataccaagggctcaagtagaaagaatatgttttgaaaggatgatggcaacagatgtacaaatgttcttgacacatggatggatggacggactgttagaagagctgtcagagaccccaattaaatgattttttaaaagatggtaaCCTATGTAGCAATAAATATTTTAGCTTTAATGATAAAGAGAATGTACATAAATGACAATATTTTTTCTGCTAAATAAAAACAAGTTTAGTAATAAATtaatacattttatatatatactttaaaaaatcagtgTGACTATATAAAAATCTTATTTGTTATTTCATTGTACTTTATTTATTGACACCCCTATTCCTCTGCATTAAATTTTTCTAGATGCAGTGATAAGCAAGATATCTCAAAGGTTCCGTCCTAGTAGATACACTGTGATTAACAACCcaatcatatagtttactattTAATTATAGACTTAATAAATACATGTTTTCAAGGAAAGGGAAAATATGTCAGATTCAAGGTTTCTGAGACCCAGAGAAGGAGATGTGGCATAAATCCAAATGACTTTCTTTGTAGTGGATGAGACATTTATTTACAACCTAATATACTTACTTGGaaggcatggtggttatgcattggactactaactgcaaggtcagcatttcaaaaccgccagccactctgagagaggaaaacgaggctatctactcctataaagaatcttggagactcacaggggcaattttaccctgtcctctaaGAGTTGCTGAATTGgcaatgactcaatgacagtgagctacTTACTCTTTTCCAAaatttcatatcttttttttaatctctgaatttctctgaatggtttgtttttcctttcctctttgtgggagtagatcaccaagtcttttaTCTTTTACAGAGCTCCAcagagtgggcttgaactgcagacctttaggTTCGCAGCTGCCCATTAACCCAGAACATTACCTTACATCCCAACTAAACTGGCAATCAATCATACCTCAGTTGATTCCAGAACTCCAAATTCTAGGACATCATCCAAAATGCTGACGTTTACAAAACTGAGAGAGCTGAATAAGGACTCTAAATCTCAGTAAGCAACtgtaaacaaataaatagattggtaaatgaataaataaagaaacaaactgcATAGTCATACAAGGGACCATTTTCAATTTAAGCCACCAGGGACAGGGTTCTGACCCGACAAAATGAGGATGTTGCTGATTCTAGAAGAGATGCCAGTCGAAGTCTTCCTCAAAGACAAAGTGGATCAAcaatatttttttccctttagaaAGAACACTTCCACAGTGTTTACTATAGGTCAGGCAGAATTATACACAATTTACATCCAGTAATGCATTTAATTGATCCCACCAATATTATCAGCTAGTTACTATTATCaaccattttatagatgaagagaACGTGACGTGAAAGGGTCAAATAACTTCCCAGATCACATTCGAACCAGAGTCTGTTGTTAACCACTGAAACGCACGCTCAGAACAAATGCATGCCTTTGCTGTTAGTGTGTGTATATTCTGACTGGCTCCTGTGTTGGTTTCAGGTTCATAGCACTCTCGTCAAAAGCCTGTGCAACCTATAGATGTACCAGCTACAAGCCCTTAAAGGCACACCCAAAAAAGGGAAATCAGAAAACCAGGAGAGAGAGCTTAAGAAATCGTTGAGGAGGTGGGATCCAATTGCAGCCTCTCCCCTTAGACCTCGGACCAAGACAGTGCTCTTGCGGAGTGTTCGTCACGGGACCGGCAGGGGTATTATGGACTCTCGCTTCTATATAGGGGGGAGTGGAGTCATTTGAGTAGTTTTAGTGTAATGTCAGAGACTCACATAAGAAATAATACTTACCATCTTCTACACGAACAGAACAATGAAAATCTGCTTCCCTGTGAATAACTAGTTAAATAAGTTCAGTTCAAAAACTCACCAAGAAAGAATGATAGGCATTTCTTTTAGGAGGctggaaaaaaagggaaagaattAACTAGACCTGATCTGGCAGATGGTTACCAAGTTCAGAAAGAGGAAGTGAAAAGAGATACCCCAAATATCCCTAAATACCCAGAAGTTGCATATTTGCTTTGCAATTGGAAAAGTGCAAGGCTTGTACTGCAAAAATCTATGAAGACGAGAGTTTCTGGTTCTCACAGCTTCTACTGTGAAGGATGGTTCTCGCGGAAATGCCATTCATGGTGGCCCCGTTAATCTCTGAATATGTGAATATAATTACAGTCCCACTACTCCAATGTAGTTCATCGATCACTTGATTCAAAAATAACTAGGAAATCTGTTCCAAATTTGTATATGTTTAAACAACCAAACACCTCCTGAATTAAAATGTCTACAGTCATTCCCCATTTTAACACAGTCCTCATCCAGACAATATGGTGTAGATCGAAAATGAAATGTACAATAACTAAATCTTAGTGAGTATTCTATAATCATCATTCATTTTCTGCCTGGGCTTTCTCTCAAAATACATACATGTGAGCATCTCGATGCCTTCGACAAATATGTTCAGTTGActttgaaactgaaaaaaaatcttttttttcttcgCCATGTGAAGAATGAAGACACTTTATGTTGTTGTGGTTATTTCTCATTTGAAGTCATTTTTTACCCCAGAGCTTCTGCATAGCATTTGTCATCTCAGAATTTCTCAGCGTGTAGATTAAGGGGTTCAACATAGGGGTTATGACTGTGTAAAATACACTCAGTGATTTGTCAATGGGAAAAGTCCTTGCAGGTCTGGCATACATGAAAATGCAGGGGACAAAGAAGAAGACCACCACAGTGATGTGGGAGCCACACGTGGAGAGAgctttcctcctcccttcctgacTCAGGTTCTTTAGGGAGCGCAAGATCACACCGTAAGAAATGAGTAAGAGCAGAAACACAATACTGCATATTACTCCTCCGTTAGCTGCAACTAAGAAGCCAATGACATAAGTGTCAGTACAGACAAGTTTCAACAGGGGGTACATGTCACAAAAAAAATGATCAATGATATTGGGGCCACAGAATGGGAGTCCATAGAGAGAGCTGAGTTGAATGACTGAGTGAAGAAACCCTCCAACCCAAGACACTATCAGCAGCACAACACACACCCATTGCCTCATGATAACCAAATAATGCAAGGGCTTACAGAtagccacatagcggtcataggccatcaccAATAAAAGAAAAACCTCTGATCCACCAAAGAAGTGCTCTGTAAAGAGCTGAATCATGCAGGATTGGAAGGATATGGTTGTTTTCCCAAAGAACAAGTCTGCTATCAACTTAGGTGAGATGGATGATGAATAAATAACATCCATAAATGATAAGCTTCCAagaaagaagtacatgggtgtgtccAGGGCCTTACTGAAAGTGACAGTCACAACA contains the following coding sequences:
- the LOC142446555 gene encoding olfactory receptor 4A47, with product MEARNNVTHFVLLGLTQNPKEQKVLFVLFLLFYILTMAGNLLIVVTVTFSKALDTPMYFFLGSLSFMDVIYSSSISPKLIADLFFGKTTISFQSCMIQLFTEHFFGGSEVFLLLVMAYDRYVAICKPLHYLVIMRQWVCVVLLIVSWVGGFLHSVIQLSSLYGLPFCGPNIIDHFFCDMYPLLKLVCTDTYVIGFLVAANGGVICSIVFLLLLISYGVILRSLKNLSQEGRRKALSTCGSHITVVVFFFVPCIFMYARPARTFPIDKSLSVFYTVITPMLNPLIYTLRNSEMTNAMQKLWGKK